In a single window of the Gossypium hirsutum isolate 1008001.06 chromosome D02, Gossypium_hirsutum_v2.1, whole genome shotgun sequence genome:
- the LOC107910386 gene encoding esterase, with the protein MSLFLFMLLVSILNPVVSHKSCDFPAVVNLGDSNSDTGGYASAFTPPASPYGETYFHMPARRFSDGRLTIDFIAEAFGLPFINAYLDSVGTNFSHGINFATAASTIRLPISVIPNGGFSPFYLGLQYSQFEQFKVRSQMIRKQGGLLASLMPKEEYFSKALYTFDIGQNDLGEGFFSNLTIQEVNASIPDIINKFSANIKNIYNLGARFFWVHNTGPIGCLPYVLVAFASAEKDPAGCLKPYNEVAQYFNLKLQESIAQLRNEFPSAAFTYVDIYSVKYSLFAEPPKHGFELPLVTCCGYGGEYNYSAAVLCGGTITVNGTEIFVGSCDNPSVRVVWDGIHFTEAANKFIFDQISTGSFSDPAVPLKQACQS; encoded by the exons ATGTCTCTCTTCCTTTTCATGCTCCTCGTCTCCATTTTGAACCCTGTGGTTTCTCATAAAAGCTGCGATTTCCCAGCTGTGGTTAACTTGGGTGACTCTAATTCCGACACCGGCGGATATGCTTCTGCGTTCACTCCACCCGCTTCTCCTTATGGAGAAACCTACTTTCACATGCCTGCTCGCCGTTTTTCCGATGGGCGGCTCACCATTGATTTCATAG CTGAGGCATTTGGTCTGCCATTTATTAATGCCTATCTTGATTCAGTGGGGACCAATTTCTCGCATGGCATAAACTTTGCCACCGCAGCATCTACAATCAGATTACCTATTAGTGTTATCCCTAATGGTGGATTCAGTCCATTCTATTTGGGGTTACAGTACTCACAGTTTGAGCAATTCAAAGTCAGATCTCAAATGATTAGGAAACAAG GAGGGTTGTTGGCAAGTTTAATGCCCAAGGAAGAGTATTTTTCTAAAGCTTTATACACATTTGACATTGGCCAAAACGATCTTGGAGAAGGGTTCTTTTCAAACTTGACTATACAAGAAGTCAATGCTTCTATTCCTGACATAATCAACAaattctcagcaaatattaag aaTATATACAATTTAGGAGCAAGATTCTTTTGGGTTCACAACACTGGACCAATCGGTTGCTTGCCTTATGTTTTGGTTGCATTTGCCTCAGCTGAAAAGGACCCTGCTGGTTGTTTAAAGCCTTACAATGAAGTGGCTCAGTATTTCAATCTGAAGCTACAGGAATCAATAGCTCAACTCAGAAATGAATTCCCTTCAGCTGCATTTACATATGTAGACATCTATTCTGTGAAGTATTCTCTGTTTGCTGAACCCCCAAAACATG GGTTTGAACTTCCACTTGTGACATGTTGTGGCTATGGAGGTGAGTACAACTACAGTGCTGCAGTTCTATGTGGAGGAACAATTACGGTGAATGGTACAGAGATATTTGTGGGTTCATGTGATAATCCATCTGTTCGTGTGGTTTGGGATGGAATTCACTTTACTGAGGCAGCTAACAAGTTCATTTTTGATCAAATTTCGACTGGTTCGTTCTCCGATCCGGCTGTTCCATTGAAGCAGGCATGCCAGAGCTAG